One Paenibacillus sp. SYP-B4298 genomic window, CATATGGCGCACTTCGTTAAGCAGCAGGGCGAAGGTGAACGGGATGATCAGATTAAGCACAATTTTGGAGCAGGCGAACAGCAGCGTGTTCCATGTGATTTTTAGAAAGTAGTCATTTTCGAACATGTATCGGAAATGCTTGAGCCCAACGAACGGGGAGCCAGTAAAGCCGAGTCCGGCCTTGTAATCCTGGAACGCCATAATAATGCCGCCCATCGGCAAGTAGGAAAAGATAAAAACGGACAGTACAGCCGGCAGCACCATCAGATGCAGCGTCCAGGGGATGCGGTATCCCGGCTTCCTTGCTGCTCTGCGGCCTGCCTTGAGCTTGAGAGCTGGATTCATATGCGGGTCCATCAGTCTCTCCCTTTCTATAATTTTCATTTGTAACCGGGCCGTAGCCTTGCTATATATAATAACAACGCGCAAGACCCGCGAACTATAGGACAATATTAGGATTGATAGGGTTTTGTTATGGAAATGGGCGGAGGGGATCGGATGAAGAAAAGTCATGGACTAGCTGTCCTCAGACAAAAGCTGGGCTCGCGCATGAGTCTGTTTGCCAAAATCAATCTGCTGATCATATTGCTGTTTGTTCCGGTCATTCTGTTGTTCTCCTATGCCAATGGCGTATCATCAGGCGTCATCGACAAGGAGCTGAAGGCGTCCAACATCAAGCAATTGTCCTTCCTGTCGAGCCAGATTGATTCACGGGTCAATCAGACGATGGATTTTGTCGTGACGTTCTCTAAAGACCCGAATGTGCGCAAATTCAACGGGCTGAATATGTGGGATGATCCGTATGACCGAATGCAGACACGCTATATTATTCAAGAGAAAATGATGCTGCAGTCGGGTGTCATGAGCATCTGGCCGGTCGAGTTCACCGTCTACTCACAGCAGAATAGGGATGCCATCACCAACGGCAAGCGAACAGCCGTCTATGATGAGGCGTATCTCAAGCGCAATGTGACGGGAAAATGGCACTATGGCGACGGCGAGCCGGTGCCGTCAGGAGCGTCCCCGGCCTTTCATTGGCTCTACACCGATTCCTATGGGGAGCAGGATGCGCTCAAGGGGAGCAATCTGGTTGTGCAGGCGAGCTTCCACCATGAGAATATTCAAAATATGCTCGACTCCTACAAGGAGGGCGGGCAGGGTGATCCCTTCTTCTACCGTTCAGGCGAAGCGCCGATACTGAACCGTACCGCGAGTGCGGAGATGACAGCTCGGCTGGTCGAGCTGCTCGGCAACCGGGAGCTGGGGGATACGCTGCAGCAGACGGTGACACTTGGCGGCAATAGTTACCTCGTGAGCGCCGTGAAGTCTATTACACTCGGCTGGTATCTGGTGGATGTTGTGCCCCTTGATCAGATTCTCGGCCCGATCTTCTCCAGCCGTAATCTGTTCTACGCGGCTGTCGCCTGCCTGATCACGGTCGGTATCGTCGCCTCGGTGCTGCTCTACCGCAATGTGCAGCGGCCGATCCGCAAGCTGGTGAAGGGGCTGCAGACGGTACAGCGGGGCGATTTCTCGGTTAGGATGGCGGCCGATGTCAATAACGAGTTCGCCTTCCTGTTCTATCGCTTCAACGATATGTCGCGGCAGATTCAAGAGCTCATCGACAATGTGCTGAATGAGAAGCTGCGTGCGAGGGAGGCGACGCTCAAGCAACTGCAGGCGCAGATTAATCCGCATTTTCTGTACAATTGCATCGGTTACATGATTAACATGGCACAGCTCAAGGATGAGGAGGCGGTGGTGTCGATGGGTCATAATCTGAGCGCGTATTACCGCTATATGACCCGGCTGGAGCGCCCGACGGCCTCCCTCCAGGAGGAGACAGGCTTGATCGTCAACTACCTGGATATTCAGAAGCTGCGCAATGGTAGAATCCATTACCGGATTGAGGTGCCGGAGGCGATGCTGAAGCAGCAGGTGCCGCGCCTGCTGCTCCAGCCGATCGTAGAGAATGCTGTCATTCACGGTGTCGGGCAATCCTACGCCTCCGGCGAGATTCGGATTACGGGGGTCAGGGAGGGCGCGCTGTATGTGCTGGCAGTCGATGATGATGGGCCGGGGCTGTCGCCGGAGCGGCTTGCGGAGCTGAATGCCCAGATGAAGCAGCCGCTAGGCGAGCATATGGGCTACGGGTTCTGGAATACGAATCAGCGGCTTGTCCATATGTTTGGCGGCCGTTCGGGGCTGGTATTCCAGCATTCCGAATTAGGCGGGCTGCGAGCCGAGCTGCGCTGGGAGCTGCCAGGTGAGACGGCAGACCGCAGCATTGGAACGGACAAGATCATAGAGGGGAACCACCATACCCATGCAAAAGGAGAGAACAGCGATGCAGATGATTATCGTTGATGACGAGGCTCATTGGGTGGATAACCTGTTATCCACCAAGCCATGGCATACACTAGGCATCGAGCAGGTGCACAAAGCCTATTCGGCGCAGGAGGCGCTGCGCATTATGGAGACCCATCCGATCGATATTATCATCTCCGATGTGTTGATGCCGGAGATGACGGGCATTGAACTGATCGAGCGGGTGAGGGCGCTTGGCGGCAAGACCAAGTGCATTATATTATCGGGGCATTCCGATTTTGACTATGCGCAGGAGGCGCTGCGCCATCAGGCGGTCGATTATGTGCTGAAGCCGCCCACTGACCAAGAGCTGCTGGGCGCTGTGAGCAAGGCGATCACCCAACTGGAGGAGGAATGGGGCAACATCAGCTCCCTGGAGCGGGTGGAGCATATCTTGCGCGAGAATCTGCCGCTCTTGCGCAGCCAGCTCCTGCTCAGTGCGCTGCGGGGCGAGCGTATGTCCCAGGAGGAGTGGGAGCGCAAGCTGAGCAGCTACAGCCTTCCCTTTCGCCTGGATAGCGGCGCTCTGCTCATGGTGCGCATGGAGGAGGAGTTCGGCCAATATCGCAACAATGGTCAGCATCTGATGGAATATGCCATCATGAATATAGCAGAGGAGATCATTGGTGAATTCGCTTACGTGTGGGCTGCCAAGGAGGAGCATGGCTATCTGGTTTTCATGCTGCAGCCGAAGGATGCCGTTTCACATGGCTTGCGGGCGGAGCGTCACGCATGGACAGGGGCGCTGGAGCAAGCGTCAATGCAACTGCAGGCGAAGGTGAAGCAGTTCTTGAAGGGCTCGCTATCGATCGTCATCACAGAGCCATTTGCCTTTCCCGGCGAGCTTGCCGCTTTGTATCGCCAAGCACTGGCCTGCTTTCGCCAGATCGTCGGCGAGGAGCGGGAATTCGTCATGCGGGCGCCAGAGCTGGGCAGCCATGCGCCGCAGGGGACACAGGGGGCGCTTGATGTGATGCATGCCCCGCCGAGCTTGCTCGGGCTGCTGGAAGCTGGGCGTTGGGAAGCGGCGGAGCACAAGCTGGAGGAGGTGTTCGCTGAGCTGGAGGGGCGCTGGTCAGACTCA contains:
- a CDS encoding sensor histidine kinase translates to MKKSHGLAVLRQKLGSRMSLFAKINLLIILLFVPVILLFSYANGVSSGVIDKELKASNIKQLSFLSSQIDSRVNQTMDFVVTFSKDPNVRKFNGLNMWDDPYDRMQTRYIIQEKMMLQSGVMSIWPVEFTVYSQQNRDAITNGKRTAVYDEAYLKRNVTGKWHYGDGEPVPSGASPAFHWLYTDSYGEQDALKGSNLVVQASFHHENIQNMLDSYKEGGQGDPFFYRSGEAPILNRTASAEMTARLVELLGNRELGDTLQQTVTLGGNSYLVSAVKSITLGWYLVDVVPLDQILGPIFSSRNLFYAAVACLITVGIVASVLLYRNVQRPIRKLVKGLQTVQRGDFSVRMAADVNNEFAFLFYRFNDMSRQIQELIDNVLNEKLRAREATLKQLQAQINPHFLYNCIGYMINMAQLKDEEAVVSMGHNLSAYYRYMTRLERPTASLQEETGLIVNYLDIQKLRNGRIHYRIEVPEAMLKQQVPRLLLQPIVENAVIHGVGQSYASGEIRITGVREGALYVLAVDDDGPGLSPERLAELNAQMKQPLGEHMGYGFWNTNQRLVHMFGGRSGLVFQHSELGGLRAELRWELPGETADRSIGTDKIIEGNHHTHAKGENSDADDYR
- a CDS encoding response regulator: MQMIIVDDEAHWVDNLLSTKPWHTLGIEQVHKAYSAQEALRIMETHPIDIIISDVLMPEMTGIELIERVRALGGKTKCIILSGHSDFDYAQEALRHQAVDYVLKPPTDQELLGAVSKAITQLEEEWGNISSLERVEHILRENLPLLRSQLLLSALRGERMSQEEWERKLSSYSLPFRLDSGALLMVRMEEEFGQYRNNGQHLMEYAIMNIAEEIIGEFAYVWAAKEEHGYLVFMLQPKDAVSHGLRAERHAWTGALEQASMQLQAKVKQFLKGSLSIVITEPFAFPGELAALYRQALACFRQIVGEEREFVMRAPELGSHAPQGTQGALDVMHAPPSLLGLLEAGRWEAAEHKLEEVFAELEGRWSDSWEHCLEAGYMIAASFTHYCHRNGHTLQSLLGEEIERLHSGEAFSSIARLRHWSQVAISSLRGQASSEVKDIRSVYVRKIQSFVEMNLHQDVSLRALADHVNLHPTHLSKLYKIETGEGISDFVARLRMETACHKLKVTDKKIYEISAEIGYLDPAYFIKVFKRQFGMTPQEYRERH